One window from the genome of Lysobacter helvus encodes:
- a CDS encoding pilin, translated as MKKMQGFTLIELMIVVAIIAILAAIAISQYQDYVIRSQVSEGSSLADGIKTAVGEFVNTRGYFPAANSSAGLATDVSIKGEYVSAVNVGTTTGVIIATYAGPKANAKLSAAPARTLSFSGVRNAGSLEWHCKSTTMPQKWCPSSCSCSGTP; from the coding sequence ATGAAGAAGATGCAAGGCTTTACGCTGATCGAACTGATGATCGTCGTCGCCATCATCGCGATCCTCGCGGCGATCGCCATCAGCCAGTACCAGGACTACGTGATCCGTTCGCAGGTGTCCGAAGGTTCGTCGCTGGCCGACGGCATCAAGACGGCGGTGGGCGAGTTCGTCAACACGCGTGGCTACTTCCCGGCAGCCAATTCTTCGGCAGGCCTGGCAACGGACGTGTCGATCAAGGGCGAGTACGTCAGTGCCGTCAACGTCGGCACCACGACCGGCGTGATCATCGCGACCTACGCGGGTCCGAAGGCCAACGCCAAGTTGTCGGCGGCCCCGGCGCGCACGCTCTCCTTCTCGGGCGTCCGCAATGCCGGCAGCCTGGAATGGCACTGCAAGAGCACGACCATGCCGCAGAAGTGGTGCCCGAGCAGCTGCTCGTGCAGCGGTACGCCGTAA
- a CDS encoding sensor histidine kinase — MPRTPAAPATTESALRRELYFFTLYRALEAGLLALVLFSPFGGFFEQARYPVLGRTAATCYLFAAVVLFITGRRGGFPQQALWGVLVDIVAATVAIHALPGSASGIALMLLFNVGAASLFLPLRYGLGAAALGGVALIGEFIWSAFDSGGSLRSTAELLMFSISFMAVATLTNLLGRQMRDSQALAEKRGVEAANLAEVSELIIHRMRTGVLMIDGDGRVRIANEAARLLIGGHSDDTLETLAPELERRLRRWRHDGVSDDTPLQLAPDLPEIVPRFTRLLADSDQSLVFLDDTTLLSRRAESMTLATLGRFSASLAHEIRNPLAAISYATQLLEESREILDADRRLLEIIHQQTMRMNGIVENVLGLARRERAQPEYIELVGFARRFAEEYRTNHPLEEDTLNVTSEHPSVPALADPRQLHQVLVALVHNALTYGRMPGQPARVTLHIGNPHGPQIDVLDRGPGIPETVAAQLFRPFFTTSGHGTGLGLYIARELCRANQATLEYLSVPGGGCCFRIRLAGPHSLLPT, encoded by the coding sequence TTGCCGCGCACGCCCGCCGCCCCCGCGACGACCGAAAGCGCCCTGCGCCGCGAGCTCTATTTCTTCACGCTCTACCGCGCCCTCGAGGCCGGATTGCTGGCGCTGGTCCTCTTCAGCCCCTTCGGCGGCTTCTTCGAGCAGGCGCGCTACCCCGTGCTCGGGCGCACCGCGGCCACCTGCTACCTGTTCGCGGCGGTCGTGCTGTTCATCACCGGCCGGCGCGGCGGGTTCCCGCAGCAGGCGTTGTGGGGCGTGCTGGTCGACATCGTTGCCGCCACGGTGGCGATCCATGCCTTGCCGGGCTCGGCCTCGGGCATCGCCCTGATGCTGCTGTTCAACGTGGGCGCGGCGTCGTTGTTCCTGCCGCTGCGCTACGGCCTGGGCGCGGCGGCGCTGGGCGGCGTGGCGCTGATCGGCGAATTCATCTGGAGCGCCTTCGACAGCGGCGGGTCGCTGCGCTCCACCGCCGAACTGCTGATGTTCTCGATCAGCTTCATGGCGGTGGCCACGCTCACCAACCTGCTGGGCCGGCAGATGCGCGACAGCCAGGCGCTCGCGGAAAAGCGCGGCGTGGAAGCGGCGAACCTGGCCGAGGTGAGCGAGCTGATCATCCACCGCATGCGCACCGGCGTGCTGATGATCGACGGCGACGGCCGCGTGCGCATCGCGAACGAAGCCGCGCGCCTGCTGATCGGCGGGCACAGCGACGACACCCTGGAAACGCTGGCGCCGGAACTCGAACGCCGCCTGCGCCGCTGGCGCCACGATGGCGTGTCCGACGACACACCGCTGCAACTGGCGCCCGACCTCCCGGAAATCGTCCCGCGCTTCACGCGCCTGCTGGCCGACAGCGACCAGTCGCTGGTGTTCCTCGACGACACCACGCTGCTGTCGCGCCGCGCCGAATCGATGACGCTCGCGACCCTCGGCCGTTTCTCCGCCAGCCTCGCGCACGAAATCCGCAACCCGCTCGCGGCGATCTCCTACGCGACGCAGTTGCTGGAGGAATCGCGCGAGATCCTCGACGCCGACCGCCGCCTGCTGGAAATCATCCACCAGCAGACGATGCGCATGAACGGCATCGTCGAGAACGTGCTGGGCCTGGCGCGCCGCGAACGCGCGCAGCCGGAATACATCGAGCTGGTCGGCTTCGCGCGGCGCTTCGCCGAGGAATACCGCACCAACCATCCGCTCGAAGAAGACACGCTCAACGTGACGTCCGAACACCCGTCGGTCCCCGCGCTGGCCGATCCGCGCCAGCTGCACCAGGTGCTCGTGGCGCTGGTGCACAACGCGCTGACCTACGGGCGCATGCCGGGCCAGCCGGCGCGCGTGACGCTGCACATCGGCAACCCGCACGGCCCGCAAATCGACGTGCTCGATCGCGGCCCGGGCATCCCCGAGACCGTCGCCGCGCAGCTGTTCCGTCCGTTCTTCACGACCTCCGGCCACGGCACGGGCCTGGGCCTCTACATCGCGCGCGAGTTGTGCCGCGCCAACCAGGCGACGCTGGAATACCTGTCGGTGCCGGGGGGCGGGTGTTGTTTCCGGATCCGGCTCGCGGGTCCGCATTCACTTCTTCCGACGTGA
- the sucC gene encoding ADP-forming succinate--CoA ligase subunit beta translates to MNFHEYQAKQLFADYGIAVPAGRVARTPEEAVDAAKAIGGDFWVVKAQIHAGGRGKAGGVKLAKTYDEVRDYAKGMLGTKMETYQSAGVALPVDCVLITQATDIAQELYLSVLVDRSSKAITFIASADGGVEIEKTAEENPDAIKTLHVNYVQGLQPYQCREMGFALGLNAKQVNQLTKIMLGLAKLFNEKDLALVELNPLAIMTDGNLAVLDGKINSDDNATFRHPELAAMRDIRQEDETEVLASQHDLNYVTMDGNIGCMVNGAGLAMATMDVIKLNGGEPANFLDVGGGATKERVTEAFKLILRDAHIKAIFVNIFGGIVRCDMIAEGIIAAVKEVDVKVPVIVRLEGTNVEAGKEILKNSGLAIIAADDINDGAKKAVAAAARK, encoded by the coding sequence ATGAACTTCCACGAATACCAGGCGAAGCAGTTGTTTGCCGACTACGGCATCGCGGTCCCGGCCGGGCGCGTTGCGCGCACGCCGGAGGAGGCCGTCGACGCGGCCAAGGCCATCGGCGGCGATTTCTGGGTGGTCAAGGCCCAGATCCACGCGGGCGGCCGCGGCAAGGCCGGCGGCGTGAAGCTCGCCAAGACCTACGACGAAGTGCGCGACTACGCCAAGGGCATGCTCGGCACGAAGATGGAAACCTACCAGTCGGCCGGCGTCGCCCTGCCGGTGGATTGCGTGCTGATCACCCAGGCCACCGACATCGCGCAGGAGCTGTACTTGTCGGTGCTGGTCGATCGCTCGAGCAAGGCGATCACCTTCATCGCCTCGGCCGACGGCGGCGTGGAAATCGAAAAGACGGCGGAAGAAAACCCGGACGCCATCAAGACGCTGCACGTGAACTACGTGCAGGGCCTGCAGCCCTACCAGTGCCGCGAGATGGGCTTCGCGCTCGGCCTGAACGCCAAGCAGGTGAACCAGCTGACGAAGATCATGCTGGGCCTGGCGAAGCTGTTCAACGAGAAGGACCTGGCGCTGGTCGAACTCAACCCGCTGGCGATCATGACCGACGGCAACCTCGCGGTCCTCGACGGCAAGATCAACTCCGACGACAACGCGACGTTCCGCCATCCGGAACTCGCCGCGATGCGCGACATCCGCCAGGAAGACGAGACCGAAGTGCTCGCCAGCCAGCACGACCTCAACTACGTGACCATGGACGGCAACATCGGCTGCATGGTCAACGGCGCGGGCCTTGCGATGGCGACGATGGACGTCATCAAGCTCAATGGCGGCGAGCCGGCCAACTTCCTCGACGTGGGCGGCGGCGCCACCAAGGAACGCGTGACCGAAGCCTTCAAGCTGATCCTGCGCGACGCGCACATCAAGGCGATCTTCGTGAACATCTTCGGCGGCATCGTCCGCTGCGACATGATCGCCGAGGGCATCATCGCGGCGGTCAAGGAAGTCGACGTCAAGGTGCCGGTGATCGTGCGCCTGGAAGGCACGAACGTCGAAGCCGGCAAGGAGATCCTCAAGAATTCGGGACTGGCGATCATCGCCGCCGACGACATCAACGACGGCGCGAAGAAGGCGGTTGCTGCCGCCGCCCGCAAGTAA
- a CDS encoding sigma-54-dependent transcriptional regulator: MNDQRSALIVDDERDIRELLVLTLGRMGLRTETASSLGEARALLAAHRFDLCLTDMRLPDGSGIDLIGEITQQYPNTPVAMITAFGNVDAAVEALKAGAFDFVSKPVDLAVLRGLVKHALDLPQKGSKRSASIAAASDVLATRLFGDSPAIVALKATLGKVARSQAPVYIAGESGVGKELVARTIHEQGARGAGPFVPVNCGAIPAELMESEFFGHKKGSFTGAHADKPGLFQAADGGTLFLDEVAELPLPMQVKLLRAIQEKSIRPVGANAEVLVDVRILSATHKDLGALVNEGRFRHDLYYRINVIELRVPPLRERRDDLPGLADAILRRLSGAQGRHLPALSADAVDALRTYPFPGNVRELENILERAMALAEGDVIELADLRLPVWGPAMTTPAQPGAREPVREAPLMREPMTRDPRTTDPRDSMTSALPSYIEEIERNAIQQALEDNRYNKTKAAAALGITFRALRYKLKKLGID, encoded by the coding sequence ATGAACGACCAGCGCAGTGCATTGATCGTCGACGACGAGCGCGACATCCGCGAATTGCTGGTGCTCACGCTGGGTCGCATGGGCTTGCGCACCGAAACCGCGTCGAGCCTCGGCGAGGCGCGCGCGTTGCTCGCGGCGCACCGCTTCGACCTGTGCCTCACCGACATGCGCCTGCCCGACGGCTCGGGCATCGACCTAATCGGCGAAATCACGCAGCAATACCCCAACACGCCGGTCGCGATGATCACCGCGTTCGGCAACGTCGACGCCGCGGTGGAAGCCCTGAAGGCCGGCGCGTTCGACTTCGTCAGCAAGCCCGTGGACCTGGCCGTGTTGCGCGGCCTGGTGAAGCACGCGCTGGATCTTCCGCAGAAAGGCAGCAAGCGCAGCGCGAGCATCGCGGCGGCAAGCGACGTGCTGGCAACGCGCCTGTTCGGCGACTCGCCCGCCATCGTCGCGCTCAAGGCCACGCTCGGCAAAGTCGCGCGCAGCCAGGCGCCGGTGTACATCGCCGGCGAATCGGGCGTGGGCAAGGAACTCGTCGCGCGCACCATCCACGAACAGGGCGCACGCGGCGCAGGTCCCTTCGTGCCGGTCAACTGCGGTGCGATTCCCGCCGAACTGATGGAGAGCGAATTCTTCGGACACAAGAAGGGGTCGTTCACCGGCGCGCACGCGGACAAGCCCGGCCTGTTCCAGGCCGCCGACGGCGGCACCTTGTTCCTCGACGAAGTCGCCGAGCTGCCGCTGCCGATGCAGGTCAAGCTGCTGCGCGCGATCCAGGAAAAATCGATCCGCCCCGTCGGCGCGAACGCCGAAGTCCTCGTCGACGTGCGCATCCTCTCGGCCACGCACAAGGATCTCGGCGCGCTCGTCAACGAAGGCCGCTTCCGCCACGACCTGTACTACCGCATCAACGTCATCGAACTGCGCGTGCCGCCGCTGCGCGAACGCCGCGACGACCTGCCGGGCCTGGCCGATGCGATCCTGCGTCGCCTCTCCGGCGCGCAGGGCCGCCACCTGCCCGCGCTCAGCGCGGACGCGGTGGATGCGCTGCGCACCTATCCCTTCCCCGGCAACGTGCGCGAACTGGAGAACATCCTCGAGCGCGCGATGGCGCTGGCCGAAGGCGACGTCATCGAACTCGCGGACCTGCGCCTGCCCGTCTGGGGCCCGGCGATGACCACGCCGGCGCAGCCCGGCGCGCGCGAACCGGTGCGCGAAGCCCCGCTGATGCGCGAACCGATGACGCGCGATCCGCGCACCACCGATCCGCGCGACAGCATGACCAGCGCGTTGCCGAGCTACATCGAAGAGATCGAACGCAACGCGATCCAGCAGGCGCTCGAAGACAATCGCTACAACAAGACCAAGGCCGCCGCGGCCCTCGGGATCACCTTCCGGGCCCTGCGCTACAAGCTCAAGAAGCTCGGCATCGACTGA
- a CDS encoding pilin translates to MKKQQGFTLIELMIVVAIIAILAAIAISQYQDYVIRSQVSEGSSLADGVKTAVGEFVNNRGYFPAANSSAGLAQNTSIKGEYVSAVNVGTTTGVIIATYAGAKANAKLSAAPSKTLSFSAVRNAGSLEWHCKSATLPQKWCPSSCACSGSP, encoded by the coding sequence ATGAAGAAGCAACAGGGCTTTACCCTCATCGAACTGATGATCGTGGTCGCCATCATCGCGATCCTGGCCGCCATCGCCATCAGCCAGTACCAGGATTACGTGATCCGCTCGCAGGTCTCGGAAGGCTCGTCGCTCGCCGACGGCGTCAAGACCGCGGTGGGTGAGTTCGTCAACAACCGTGGTTACTTCCCGGCGGCCAACTCCTCGGCCGGCCTGGCGCAGAACACCTCGATCAAGGGCGAATACGTCTCCGCCGTCAACGTCGGCACCACGACCGGCGTGATCATCGCCACGTACGCCGGCGCCAAGGCCAACGCCAAGCTCTCGGCCGCGCCGTCGAAGACCCTGTCGTTCTCGGCCGTCCGCAACGCCGGCAGCCTGGAATGGCATTGCAAGAGCGCCACGCTTCCGCAGAAGTGGTGCCCGAGCAGCTGCGCGTGCTCCGGCTCGCCGTAA
- a CDS encoding tetratricopeptide repeat protein — translation MTPAIGWPWRWQVAFALVLAMAAWAYAPGLSGGFLFDDYINLDALSRHGAVVDAPAFWRYITSGTSDPTGRPLALLSFLVDARDWPADPAPFLRTNLVLHLLNGALLWVLLLAMERTLGTQREHRQPIALLGAGLWLLHPLFVSTTLYIVQREAMLPGTFALAGLIAYVLGAARTDRRGAWLAYGGIVVATIAATLCKANGLLVPMFAWVLSATVLPASPAERGKRIAFLVVPSVLVLAYVAHFALSWNTGIDSRMWSVGERAWTQGRVLVDYLGLLAIPRVLSPGLFADGYAVSHGPFAPVSSVLSWAALVALFAGALVARRRAPRLSAALLFFFAGHVLESTLVPLELFFEHRNYVPALLLAWPLAAVIVRAPIARWARVAIGVGLLALLAATTHARADAWGHPARLAALWATRNPDSARAYATWTDVTINAGFPDRAAAWLRPKWRARPNDLQLGASVIDAACAGRGLAEGDAVAMTQSLHMGNTAGALAQDWLAYRTDMVRRQPCAGLTVDTLDTWMHTLAGNPAFYLDQSAAMQSLLGRLAVQRGQFDEALRLFDDAYRQSQAPDLVLRQAALLDANGAPRHALAHLARFDPKHPDPRPQRFGMPRLHASVLASQGYWQREVVDLRARLRAHAATQSQDAAE, via the coding sequence ATGACCCCAGCGATCGGATGGCCATGGCGCTGGCAGGTCGCATTCGCGCTGGTGCTGGCCATGGCCGCGTGGGCCTATGCCCCGGGCCTGTCCGGCGGCTTCCTGTTCGACGACTACATCAACCTCGACGCGCTGTCCCGCCACGGGGCCGTGGTCGATGCGCCCGCCTTCTGGCGCTACATCACGTCCGGCACGTCCGATCCCACGGGGCGTCCGCTCGCGTTGCTTTCCTTCCTGGTCGATGCGCGCGACTGGCCGGCCGACCCGGCGCCGTTCCTGCGCACCAACCTCGTGTTGCACCTGCTCAACGGCGCATTGCTGTGGGTGCTGTTGCTCGCGATGGAGCGCACGCTGGGGACGCAGCGCGAGCATCGGCAGCCCATTGCGCTGCTCGGCGCGGGGCTGTGGCTGCTGCATCCCCTGTTCGTGTCGACCACGCTGTACATCGTGCAGCGCGAGGCGATGTTGCCGGGGACGTTCGCGCTCGCGGGGCTGATCGCCTACGTGCTCGGTGCGGCGCGCACGGACCGGCGCGGGGCGTGGCTCGCTTACGGCGGCATCGTCGTGGCGACGATCGCGGCGACGCTGTGCAAGGCGAACGGCTTGCTGGTGCCGATGTTCGCGTGGGTGTTGTCGGCGACGGTGTTGCCTGCCTCGCCTGCGGAACGCGGGAAGCGGATCGCGTTCCTCGTGGTGCCGTCGGTGCTCGTGCTCGCGTACGTCGCGCATTTCGCGTTGTCCTGGAACACGGGGATCGATAGCCGGATGTGGTCCGTCGGCGAGCGCGCGTGGACGCAAGGGCGCGTCCTCGTCGATTACCTCGGGCTGCTGGCGATCCCGCGCGTGTTGTCGCCGGGCCTGTTCGCCGACGGGTATGCGGTGTCGCATGGGCCGTTCGCGCCGGTGTCGTCGGTGCTGTCGTGGGCAGCGCTGGTCGCGTTGTTCGCCGGCGCGCTGGTAGCGCGACGTCGGGCGCCGCGGCTGTCCGCCGCGCTGTTGTTCTTCTTCGCCGGCCACGTGCTCGAATCGACGCTGGTGCCGCTGGAACTGTTCTTCGAACATCGCAACTACGTGCCTGCGCTGTTGCTCGCGTGGCCCCTGGCGGCCGTGATCGTGCGCGCGCCGATCGCGCGCTGGGCGCGGGTGGCGATCGGCGTGGGCTTGCTCGCGTTGCTGGCGGCGACCACGCATGCGCGCGCCGATGCATGGGGGCATCCCGCGCGCCTTGCCGCGCTGTGGGCGACGCGCAATCCCGATTCCGCGCGCGCGTATGCGACATGGACCGACGTGACGATCAATGCGGGCTTCCCGGATCGCGCCGCCGCGTGGCTGCGCCCGAAGTGGCGTGCGCGTCCCAACGACCTGCAACTCGGTGCGTCGGTGATCGATGCGGCGTGCGCCGGTCGCGGGCTCGCCGAAGGCGATGCGGTGGCGATGACGCAGTCGTTGCACATGGGCAACACGGCAGGCGCGCTGGCGCAGGACTGGCTCGCGTACCGCACGGACATGGTGCGTCGCCAGCCGTGCGCCGGGCTGACCGTCGACACGCTGGACACGTGGATGCACACGCTCGCAGGCAATCCCGCGTTCTACCTGGATCAATCCGCTGCGATGCAGTCGTTGCTGGGGCGCCTGGCGGTGCAGCGCGGGCAATTCGACGAGGCACTGCGCCTGTTCGACGACGCTTACCGCCAGTCGCAAGCGCCCGACCTGGTCCTGCGCCAAGCGGCACTGCTCGATGCCAACGGCGCCCCGCGCCACGCGCTGGCCCACCTCGCCCGGTTCGACCCGAAGCACCCGGACCCCCGCCCCCAACGCTTCGGCATGCCCCGCCTGCACGCTTCCGTGCTGGCGTCGCAGGGTTACTGGCAGCGCGAGGTCGTAGACTTGCGCGCCCGCCTCCGTGCCCACGCTGCAACGCAATCCCAGGACGCCGCCGAATGA